The Cytobacillus oceanisediminis genomic interval TTTTATTGAATTTCCGGGGCGGACAGTGATTCGCTGGTCTCCGATCTCCATTTCAAGCGTTCCGGACATGACAGTGATATATTCTTCAACACCCTCATTATGTTTATCAGATGTATGCTGGCAGCCCGGTTCAATTTCGACTGTGAAGATCTCGAATTTCTTGCGGGGGTCAAAAGGGAACACGGGATAAACCCTGTAGTTGCCCATGCTCTCCATTATTGGAGTTAGAGTCTTCAATTCTATGAATTGGACATCTGATGGTTCCTCATGAATAAGTGAGGAAAATGAAACTTGAAGGCCGCTCGCGATTTTCCAAAGGGTGGTGACAGTCGGGTTGGATTCCCCCCGCTCAATCTGCCCCAGCATCGCCTTGCTGACCCCGGTTATTTCTGCCGCTGCATCCAGGCTGTAGCCTCTTGTTTTTCGAATATTCCTTAGGTTTTCCCCAATACTTTTTTGAATATTCTCCATTATATCCTCCAAGCTTATTGTGTAATATAACGCACGAATGTATAATATATTATATCAAAGCATCATTCTTCAATATTAAGTCTATTATAGTATAATTTTCAGGCCTAGTATTATATTTTTTAAGGCGGTGAGCATTATGGCAGAACTTGCAGTCGGCAAACCTTCCGGGGAATATAAGAAAGGGGTGCAGTCGGGTATCAGCATCGCGATAGGATATGCACCCATCGCTTTAACATTTGGGCTGCTTGCCAAAACAACTGGTCTTTCAATTGGTGAAACAGCTTTAATGAGTTTGCTTGTATTTGCCGGGGCAGCACAGTACATATCCCTGAGCCTTCTTTCATTGGGAACGGGCATATTTGAAATTGTTTTGACAACTTTTATCGTGAATATCAGGCACTTCTTAATGTCAACCTCTCTTAATGAAAAGTGGGATGATGAACAGGCTGCTAACAAGGTAATTTTATCATTTGGGATTACGGACGAAACTTTCTCAGTTGCAGCAGTACGTGAAGAAAAGGTAACAAGCGGTTATATGCTTGGGCTTATCTCGGTATCCTATGCAAGCTGGGTCATTTGCTCGGGGCTTGGGCACCTTATTGGTGCGAGCCTTCCGCAAACCTTGCAGGAAAGCATGTCTGTTGCTCTTTATGCCATGTTTGTCGGCCTTCTCGTTCCGTCGATGAAAAAGAGTGCAAAAGTTGTATTTCTTGCGATACTTGCAGCGTGTTTTAACACAATTTTCACTTTGACTAATACGCTATCGACAGGCTGGGCAATTGTACTGTCTACGCTTTTATCGGCTGTAATAGTAGAATGGATTGAAAGTGTAAAAAACAGGCACAGGGGGCAGGGGCATGAGTAGCCATATCGTGTGGATGATTGTTGGGATGGCAGCAGTTACTTATATCCCAAGGCTGCTGCCTTTTATGCTTTTTAAGGGGAAGGAGCTTCCCGGGTTTGTTCAGGGGATATTAAAGAATGTGCCGTATGCGACATTAGGGGCACTCATTTTTCCAGGCATTCTGTTTATAAATGAAGATATTTGGTTTGGGCTGCTCGGGGCAGCCGCTGCTTTTCTCGCAGCCTTTTTAGGTGCAAATGTGATTATTGTTGTATTAGGATCGATTGCTGTGTTATCTGTATATTCTTTCTTGTTTTAGAAAAGATTATTATTGATGTTCTTTAGCCGGTTCCTCCTAGAACCGGCTTTTTCAATAGAACTGCTGGAATAGGCTAATAACTTTTAATTAATGATTGTCCCACCAAAATAGTTCTAATTACAGATTTTTATACTAAACTAAATATAGAAAGGTTGTACCATAAGGGGGGATCAGATGGCGCGGAAATTAGGCTTTTACGGGGCGCTGGCCTTTTTCGTATACGGTTTATTTTTTTATTGGTATTTATTCTATTTTGCTGACAGCAGTCTGCCGTTTGAGTATGAAGGCTCACGTGCAGATCCGGAAACTTTCCTGAACGGCAGGGAACTGATGCTCAGTGAGGAATATTCTAAAATAAGAAACCTGCTGTTTTTTATTTCTACACCTTTTGAATGGATTTTCTATTTATTCATTCTTTTATTTGGTTTATCGAAGGCTTTTAAGAAGTGGGCTGAGCAGACTGCGCCTTATAAATTCCTGCAAACGGCGATCTATTTGATTTGGCTTTCTTTTTTCGCGTTTATGGCCACGATGCCATTAAGCTATATCAGCTTTTCACTTTCAAAAACGTATAATATCTCAACTCAGAGCTTCAGCGGATGGATGAAGGATGAGCTCATTGATTTTTGGGTTAATTATGGAATGATGGTTCTAATTGTGTCTGTACTGTACTGGCTGATTAATAAGAGCAGGAAGAGATGGTGGCTTTATGCCTGGCTATTGTCTGTTCCATTTACCTTATTTATGATGTTCCTGCAGCCGGTTGTCATTGACCCTCTGTATAATGATTTCTATCCTTTGAAAAACAAGGAACTTGAAACAAAAATTCTTGATTTGGCCAGTCAGGCTAAAATACCGGCGGAACATGTCTTTGAAGTCGATATGGCAGAGAAAACAAATGCGCTGAATGCATATGTGACAGGTATCGGATCAAATTCAAGAATTGTTCTATGGGATACAACACTGAATAAATTAACTGAAGATCAGATCCTTTTTATTATGGCACATGAAATGGCCCACTACGTGGAAAAGCATATATACATCGGAATTGGCGGTTACTTGCTGCTTTCCCTGCTGGGACTTTATTTGACAGCCAAATTAATGGAGAAAGCAGTCGATAAATGGGGAAGGGCGCTAAAAATTCCTGCGGTAAATGATATTCGGTCCCTGCCGCTGTTTTTGATGATTCTTTCGATGCTGCTCTTTATTTCAAGCCCTTTATCCAATCTTGTTTCACGGTATCAGGAAACAAGGGCAGACCATTATGCCATCGAAATGACGAAGGACTCAAAAGCAGCAATAGGAACATTTCAGGAGCTGACACGTGCCGGTTTAAGCCAGGTTAATCCGCCGCTTCTCGTAAAAATATTCCGGTATGGACATCCAACCATGCTGGAGCGTATTTCCATGCTTGAAGAATTTGAAGTGGAACAGAGGCAAAAAGAACGGGAGCAGGCGGCAGACTGATTTGACAATAATATGAGAGAAAAGCAGGCCATGTGGCTTGCTTTTTTACGTTTCATTCTTATAAATATGTATGCGGCCTTCAATATCAGTCTGTATTTCATTATAAAAATAAATGCCTGCATCATCATCAATTCCATAACCAGTCGTGACATTGGTTTTCCCGGCTGCCTTCTTTAAATTTTCCCCTCCATTCCATTTAGTGAAATGGACACTTATGACACAATCCCTGATTAACCCGATGCCATTCAGAAAGAGATGCTGTTTTCCGGGTGTATCAATAGGGGGAATTATGCAATGCTCTGGGATGATTAGGGCACCTGCCGAAAAGCCTGCTACAGGAATACCGTTCATGTACATTTTGCCAATGTATTCTCCCACTTCAGTATCCACAATAAAACTTCTGTATTTTTCCGTTTCACCGCCTCCAATGATGATGCCGGAACAGGACGCCAATTCTTGAAGAAAAGATTCTGATGGTGCAGGGGAAAGCGGCAGATAACAGAAATTCCTTGCGCCATTTTGAGTTAAGCCAGCAGTATACTTATTCATATAGCCTTCCCAGCCTTCCCTTTCCAAAAAGAGGATAGCTATTTTGCCAGCCGCTCCGGAAGCCAGCTCTGTAAACTTTTTTCCAAGCCTTTGCCCGAATGGAGGGCTTCCGCCCATTAAAAATAAATGCCTGCTTTCCATTAATTTTCTCCTGCCTTATTAAAAATAAAATACCCCGCTGATTGGCGGGGGCAAACTAGTATACTAAGTGCCAAAACGTTTGGAAAGTTCTTTGTACTGCTTCGATAAATGCATAAATGACGGTTTATTTCCTTCATCAATTGCTGCGTCTATTTTTTTCATCAGCTTTTCTTTTTCTGTATTCAGCAGAATCTCGGAAACAAGCATATCAATATAAAGGTCAAGAACAAAAGAATCCTTATGATTTTTCCGCTTCATCCCACTGGTTTTCATTAATTCGGTGTATGATTTTTCCTTCATGGAAATCACCCCTGAGCTTTTTAATATTATATGGAATTGCCTCTGAATATTCAACTGAGTTTTTTAAATTTTTAGAAAATATTTTCAGAATGTCGAAATTGTGAACAATTTAAAAACTATTGAATAAATTAGTAATTTTTAGATAAATTGGTGTTAATATGGAAAAGCAAGAGCGAAATAGAAAAGGAGATGAAAACATATGAACCATAAAACCCAAATGATCGAAGAGTATGAAGTCAATCCAAATACAATGATTATCAAACCCCTTTCTTATGGGCTAAAAGTTTATTCGCAAATCTGGGAGCTTGATGATGAGGTGACTTCCCCTTTTAAGCCGGTCGATATAATTAAAAGCAGCTGCAGATATTTTGGATCAAGCTATGAAGGCAGAAAAGAGGGTACACGCCAATTAACCGGCATTACCCATAAAGCTCCGATAACGATCGACCCCACAAATTTCATTTATTTTTTCCCGACGGCCTCTCCAAACAATCCTGAATGCATCTGGATTGCATTGGATCACATCAATTATTTCAAGCGAGCGGAAAACGCACATACTCAAGTGGTTTTCAAGAATAAGCAAAGCTTCATCATTCCAGTATCTTATACTACTCTTAATAATCAGGTGCTCAGAACAGCTTTACTAAAAACGACATTGATAAGAAGGATAGAAGATTCAGAGAGAAAAGCACTGTACTTTGTGAATGGTTCCAAAATAATGAATGCTTCGGAGAGAACTGGAGCCTACCAATAGAGAAGGGAAAGGATAACTAAGAAGCATGCGGAATTTCATGCTTCTGTTTTCCGTGTGTATATTACCTTATTAGCTGCAGGCTTTTCTTATTACAAATATTAATTTGCCTTCAGATTTTTTCCTGGCCCAGGCATAGGTTTTTTAATAAGATAATATGTCATCAGCTCCTGGACTTTATTGCGGATGCGGGGGTTAAAGTAATTATGGTGCTCCTCATATCCTTTGTAAAGGAACATAAACATAGTAAATGCCTCATCTCTCTTTATTTCCTGTACCTTTAGCTGGTGTTTATTCATATAGCGTTTTACCTCAGAGAGTTCACTTTGAATGACCTTCATTGTTTCTTCTACCAAATCAAGATAAGGCTGTTTTAGTTTAAACGGGCTTTTATTAATGACGATGGAGTCCCGATTTAAAATGGTTAGCACCATTGGCAAATAAATAGCCTGCTCCATGATATTACGGTCTTCCTCAGGAATTCTGGTCATATTTTTTCTGCTCCCTTAATCAATAGTATCCTGTTAGTGTTACAGAACAAATGTTCTCATTCAATTTTACAAAGGAATGTTTTTTCTTGCAAGAGCCTATATTTGTCGAAACGCTGTTATTCTTCATCATTTCCAATAATTAAAAAAAGTTTCAGCCAGCAGCTTATTGAGAAGGGATTTTATTTCTGATGTCGAAATAAGTAGAACAGCACAGTTAGGAAGGATGGAATCAATGACGCAAAAAAGAACAATTAAACCGGAAGACCTTTATCAGTTAAAATCTGTAGCTGATCCGCAGCTATCCTTGAATGGAAATGACTTAGCTTTTGTTGAGACCAGAATGCTTGATGAGGAAAATACATATAGTTCAAATATTTTTTACTTAAATACCATTGGAAGCAATATGCCGGTTCAGTGGACTTACGGCAAGCACCGTAATCATTCACCCCGCTGGTCTCCTGATGGGGAGTCAATCGCATTTGTATCCGACAGAGATGGAAAATCACAGATTTATGTGATGAGCAAAGCAGGCGGAGAAGCCAGACAGCTGACACACTGTGCAAATGGCGCTTCAAATCCTGTTTGGTCACCTGATGGGAAGAAGATTGTTTTCAATCTTTCAATAAAACCTGGTGAAGATGCAGAAACAAAGGAAAATCAGGAAAAACAGGCAGACAAGCCCGTTCCGCTTGAAATTGAAAAAATGAAGCATAAATCAGACGCCCAGGGTTTTTGGAGCGGAAGGTACAGCCAGGTTGCATTAATAGATATTGAAACTGGCGGGATGGAGCAGCTGACATCCGGAGAACATGACTACCAATTGCAGGACTGGTCACCTGATGGAAAATGGATTGCTGTTACGGCAGATTTAAGTGAAGACAAAGATTTCTCTTTTCTAAGCGATGTGTATATCATCCATCCTGAAACAAAAGACATGAAAAGGATCACAAATGGAAAAGGTTATTTTGGAAGCGCCACATGGTCGCCGGATGGAAAATACATAGGATTGTTCGGGCATGAAAGGGAATACGAAAATGCTACGCATACAAAGGTCTGGGTGTATAATCTCGAATTTGGAAATCTGCAGTGCCTGACTGCAGAATCAGATATATTGGCTGGTGATTATGCCATCGGAGATTTCCAGCAGGGTGCAGTAACGCCGGGAATTCTTTGGGCAGAGGACAGCAGAAGCTTTTATTTCCTGGCAACTGATCATGGCAATACAGTTGTTTATTATGGCTCTTTAGATGGGGAATTATATCCTGCACTGCTGGATCAGCAGCATGTATATGGATTGACAACAGGAGGAAGTATCAATAAAGCTGTTGTAGCCATTAGCAAGCCGTCATATCCAGGGGATTTATTTTTGCTTGATGTCCCATCAGGGGAATTAAAACAGCTCACAAAAGTGAATGAAGAGTTCCTGAACGGAGTTGAACTGGCAGATGCGGAGCCAATTCAG includes:
- a CDS encoding S9 family peptidase; translated protein: MTQKRTIKPEDLYQLKSVADPQLSLNGNDLAFVETRMLDEENTYSSNIFYLNTIGSNMPVQWTYGKHRNHSPRWSPDGESIAFVSDRDGKSQIYVMSKAGGEARQLTHCANGASNPVWSPDGKKIVFNLSIKPGEDAETKENQEKQADKPVPLEIEKMKHKSDAQGFWSGRYSQVALIDIETGGMEQLTSGEHDYQLQDWSPDGKWIAVTADLSEDKDFSFLSDVYIIHPETKDMKRITNGKGYFGSATWSPDGKYIGLFGHEREYENATHTKVWVYNLEFGNLQCLTAESDILAGDYAIGDFQQGAVTPGILWAEDSRSFYFLATDHGNTVVYYGSLDGELYPALLDQQHVYGLTTGGSINKAVVAISKPSYPGDLFLLDVPSGELKQLTKVNEEFLNGVELADAEPIQFKSSDNWDLHGWIMKPIHLKEGEKAPLVVEIHGGPHAMYANSYFHEFQCLAAKGYAVLFINPRGSHGYGQHFVDAVRGDYGRKDYEDIMDAVDYALENFDFIDKDRLGVTGGSYGGFMTNWIIGHTSRFKAAVTQRSISNWISFYGVSDIGYYFTDWQIKSDLNDIEKLWKHSPLAYVNDMNTPLLILHSEKDYRCPIEQAEQLFIALKHRKKTAKFVRFPEANHELSRSGKPNLRISRLNYIAGWFDEYL
- a CDS encoding competence protein ComK, with translation MNHKTQMIEEYEVNPNTMIIKPLSYGLKVYSQIWELDDEVTSPFKPVDIIKSSCRYFGSSYEGRKEGTRQLTGITHKAPITIDPTNFIYFFPTASPNNPECIWIALDHINYFKRAENAHTQVVFKNKQSFIIPVSYTTLNNQVLRTALLKTTLIRRIEDSERKALYFVNGSKIMNASERTGAYQ
- a CDS encoding AzlC family ABC transporter permease codes for the protein MAELAVGKPSGEYKKGVQSGISIAIGYAPIALTFGLLAKTTGLSIGETALMSLLVFAGAAQYISLSLLSLGTGIFEIVLTTFIVNIRHFLMSTSLNEKWDDEQAANKVILSFGITDETFSVAAVREEKVTSGYMLGLISVSYASWVICSGLGHLIGASLPQTLQESMSVALYAMFVGLLVPSMKKSAKVVFLAILAACFNTIFTLTNTLSTGWAIVLSTLLSAVIVEWIESVKNRHRGQGHE
- a CDS encoding Type 1 glutamine amidotransferase-like domain-containing protein, encoding MESRHLFLMGGSPPFGQRLGKKFTELASGAAGKIAILFLEREGWEGYMNKYTAGLTQNGARNFCYLPLSPAPSESFLQELASCSGIIIGGGETEKYRSFIVDTEVGEYIGKMYMNGIPVAGFSAGALIIPEHCIIPPIDTPGKQHLFLNGIGLIRDCVISVHFTKWNGGENLKKAAGKTNVTTGYGIDDDAGIYFYNEIQTDIEGRIHIYKNET
- a CDS encoding IDEAL domain-containing protein, translating into MKEKSYTELMKTSGMKRKNHKDSFVLDLYIDMLVSEILLNTEKEKLMKKIDAAIDEGNKPSFMHLSKQYKELSKRFGT
- a CDS encoding AzlD domain-containing protein, with product MSSHIVWMIVGMAAVTYIPRLLPFMLFKGKELPGFVQGILKNVPYATLGALIFPGILFINEDIWFGLLGAAAAFLAAFLGANVIIVVLGSIAVLSVYSFLF
- a CDS encoding M48 family metallopeptidase encodes the protein MARKLGFYGALAFFVYGLFFYWYLFYFADSSLPFEYEGSRADPETFLNGRELMLSEEYSKIRNLLFFISTPFEWIFYLFILLFGLSKAFKKWAEQTAPYKFLQTAIYLIWLSFFAFMATMPLSYISFSLSKTYNISTQSFSGWMKDELIDFWVNYGMMVLIVSVLYWLINKSRKRWWLYAWLLSVPFTLFMMFLQPVVIDPLYNDFYPLKNKELETKILDLASQAKIPAEHVFEVDMAEKTNALNAYVTGIGSNSRIVLWDTTLNKLTEDQILFIMAHEMAHYVEKHIYIGIGGYLLLSLLGLYLTAKLMEKAVDKWGRALKIPAVNDIRSLPLFLMILSMLLFISSPLSNLVSRYQETRADHYAIEMTKDSKAAIGTFQELTRAGLSQVNPPLLVKIFRYGHPTMLERISMLEEFEVEQRQKEREQAAD
- a CDS encoding helix-turn-helix domain-containing protein — translated: MENIQKSIGENLRNIRKTRGYSLDAAAEITGVSKAMLGQIERGESNPTVTTLWKIASGLQVSFSSLIHEEPSDVQFIELKTLTPIMESMGNYRVYPVFPFDPRKKFEIFTVEIEPGCQHTSDKHNEGVEEYITVMSGTLEMEIGDQRITVRPGNSIKFSANKAHTYKNLGDELIRYQAVMYYP